The following are from one region of the Arachis duranensis cultivar V14167 chromosome 10, aradu.V14167.gnm2.J7QH, whole genome shotgun sequence genome:
- the LOC107470700 gene encoding uncharacterized protein LOC107470700 yields the protein MAPQEDPSVPVGFGSRDSQTAGGVSEFQVVQQFQDKEEVVLSVKTYSIRHGVEYKVLESDHHKYYGKCKEFGSGADAATSIKVLQNVTEAHFGFRPTYRKVWMSKQKAVAQIYGDWDDSYNELPQWVLGLQITMLGSVAVLRTSPIRVGGQLDDSTAYFHHLFWTFLPCVEAFQHCKPLVSVDGTHLYGKYGGILLIAIAQDDNFNIIPIAFALVEGENAESWSFFLSHLRAHVTPQRGILAISDRHNGIKAALEAPEGVWLPPIAYRALGIRHVAANFALTFKEKDARRLLVNTAYAKTEVEFQYWFDILRTFDPAMCDWAN from the exons ATGGCACCTCAAGAAGATCCTTCTGTACCTGTTGGCTTCGGGTCAAGAGACTCACAAACTGCAGGAGGTGTATCTGAGTTTCAGGTCGTCCAGCAGTTTCAGGATAAGGAGGAAGTCGTGCTTAGCGTGAAGACCTATAGCATTCGCCACGGGGTTGAGTACAAGGTATTGGAGTCGGATCACCACAAGTACTATGGCAAGTGCAAGGAGTTTGGGAGCGG AGCTGATGCTGCCACGTCGATTAAGGTACTGCAGAATGTCACGGAGGCACACTTCGGGTTCAGACCGACGTATAGGAAGGTTTGGATGTCCAAACAGAAGGCTGTGGCACAAATTTATGGAGACTGGGATGATTCGTATAATGAGTTGCCACAATGGGTATTGGGCTTGCAGATCACTATGTTGGGCAGTGTAGCTGTATTAAGGACGAGTCCTATTCGAGTAGGTGGGCAGTTGGATGATTCTACAGCTTATTTCCATCACTTGTTTTGGACATTCCTACCATGtgttgaggcatttcaacaTTGCAAGCCATTGGTTAGTGTGGATGGGACCCACCTGTACGGCAAATACGGTGGTATACTGCTTATCGCGATTGCACAGGACGACAACTTCAACATCATCCCTATTGCCTTTGCACTTGTGGAAGGTGAAAATGCGGAGTCGTGGTCATTCTTTCTATCCCACCTTCGGGCTCATGTGACGCCTCAACGGGGTATACTTGCCATATCAGATAGGCACAATGGGATAAAGGCTGCGTTGGAGGCTCCTGAAGGGGTATGGCTTCCCCCTATTGCATATAGGGCGTTAGGAATCCGTCACGTGGCGGCTAATTTTGCCCTGACTTTTAAGGAGAAGGATGCAAGGAGGCTGTTAGTGAATACTGCATATGCAAAGACGGAGGTTGAGTTTCAATACTGGTTTGACATCCTGAGAACGTTTGATCCTGCGATGTGCGACTGGGCTAATTGA
- the LOC107470788 gene encoding uncharacterized protein LOC107470788 — translation MVRFVLKSTEPGEQQQQKQKGEWLAGSFKPENFVPGLVIGFIFGLLLDLTKPGRFHLPKKNFSSGKAQHQLSVSSNGDQDLKMVLVVRQDLKMKSGKIASQCAHAATGMYAELIHSDRSLLRQWESCGQPKIVVTCRNQQEMNKLKDTADSIGLPTFVVADAGRTQVSAGSKTVLAVGPGPKSYVDSVTGKLPLL, via the exons ATGGTTCGTTTCGTCCTAAAATCCACTGAACCTGGGGAACAG CAACAGCAAAAGCAAAAGGGAGAATGGCTAGCAGGGAGTTTCAAGCCAGAGAACTTTGTTCCgggtcttgttattggtttcaTTTTTGGGTTGTTGTTGGACTTGACAAAGCCCGGTAGATTTCATCTTCCCAAGAAAAATTTCTCATCTGGCAAGGCTCAACACCAATTGTCAGTATCTAGTAATGGTGATCAAGACCTGAAAATG GTGCTAGTTGTAAGGCAAGACCTAAAGATGAAATCTGGAAAGATTGCGTCACAATGTGCTC ATGCTGCCACTGGCATGTATGCTGAATTAATTCACAG TGACCGTTCACTTTTGAGACAATGGGAAAGCTGCGGCCAGCCAAAAATTGTTGTGACTTGCAGGAATCAACAAGAAAT GAATAAGCTGAAGGACACAGCTGATAGTATTGGCCTTCCAACCTTTGTTGTTGCTGATGCTGGGCGAACACAG GTTTCGGCAGGATCAAAGACTGTTCTTGCTGTTGGACCTG GACCAAAATCATATGTAGATTCAGTGACTGGGAAGTTGCCCCTACTTTAA
- the LOC107470698 gene encoding uncharacterized protein LOC107470698 yields the protein MASDKSFVALVHYRGSIKKKTRSGIKFTDKDPLSIFLKPSTTFTKFKNTILQRLGLHGVKQVEKLFDRISISVLRNDVKYDSFIISSDEDMQVLFHCRRQFPEVRTPELLAKLVDMASSSGGSNRNMHSTGHVSSSSALPVGSSSAVPVIAPEPDLVASPSFAVNLNRSCDALVGKAGPLGDGDFVTPSSPLCVLVFGEVGASEGVEDALQDDDDDDDDDDDDVEPATIAANDSEEETPRTTPPVGGEHLV from the coding sequence ATGGCTAGTGATAAGAGTTTTGTAGCTCTTGTGCACTATAGAGGGTCCATTAAGAAGAAAACGCGATCAGGAATTAAGTTTACTGACAAGGACCCGCTGAGTATTTTTCTCAAACCTTCGACAACTTTCACTAAGTTTAAGAATACTATACTCCAGAGACTAGGACTGCATGGCGTGAAACAGGTGGAGAAGTTGTTCGATCGAATTTCGATTTCCGTGTTACGCAATGATGTGAAGTATGATTCATTCATTATTAGCAGTGACGAAGATATGCAGGTGCTGTTTCATTGTCGCCGTCAGTTTCCTGAGGTGAGGACTCCGGAGTTGTTGGCGAAACTTGTGGATATGGCATCTAGTTCTGGAGGCTCGAACAGAAATATGCACTCCACAGGACATGTATCCAGCTCTAGTGCATTGCCTGTTGGATCATCGTCAGCAGTGCCGGTGATTGCACCCGAGCCAGACTTAGTGGCTTCACCATCATTTGCCGTCAATCTGAATCGAAGTTGTGATGCATTAGTTGGCAAGGCTGGACCGTTGGGAGACGGTGATTTCGTGACGCCCAGTTCTCCTCTGTGTGTTCTGGTATTCGGAGAGGTTGGAGCATCCGAAGGGGTTGAGGATGCATtgcaggatgatgatgatgatgatgatgatgatgatgatgatgtggagCCCGCAACGATTGCTGCGAATGATAGTGAGGAGGAGACACCACGGACGACTCCACCTGTCGGAGGGGAGCATCTAGTTTAG
- the LOC107470805 gene encoding protein NONRESPONDING TO OXYLIPINS 2, mitochondrial (The sequence of the model RefSeq protein was modified relative to this genomic sequence to represent the inferred CDS: added 8 bases not found in genome assembly), which yields MASRYRSLSRPTFTLIKSTFTKPPATPKPSPSLLNTSTSSSSSAALSRSVSRLGCVQSLLPLHSAVSSARLTSCLGVDSRSSRSLSQEMGLGTPR from the exons TCGTTACAGATCTCTCTCACGACCCACATTTACCCTCATCAAATCCACATTCACCAAACCCCCTGCCACGCCAAAGCCCTCACCTTCCCTCCTCAacacttctacttcttcttcttcctccgcCGCACTTTCAAG GTCGGTTTCTCGGCTGGGGTGCGTGCAGTCCCTGCTTCCGCTGCACTCGGCGGTGTCTTCGGCGCGCCTGACGTCTTGCCTCGGCGTTGATTCGAGGAGCTCGAGATCGTTGTCTCAGG AAATGGGTCTCGGCACGCCTCGATAA